The proteins below are encoded in one region of Paenibacillus sp. YYML68:
- a CDS encoding ATP-binding protein, with the protein MKSHSGFILYIVLVSTWSIMSGSAWNIPLLLAFSLLYAATFLVKQPPSFVFNVQPMLVVAIHAASLTHWVLPLYFLHMIELHKRFHRRSTATLLSVIFIVPYIVISAITRHGNSLPNIAFETATCLVLGFMFGSLIKSMELQKQLLDSEKKHLSTHDPLTGLYNFQEFHRQTELLVNDGKPILLILADCKDLKSLNTSTGFQGVNDILKQAAQLLRIMFPQSSLISRYGGDEFAIVIDNPHKQTLHTITQLLSMEFPKLTGIEINFGIASFPQDGKTKDDLLAVAESHLYMMKRETWLKREEHMLRSEKLRVVGELASGMAHEIRNPLTTIKGFIQLSKAERYNIEPWYELIMDEINRMSMLTAEFLQFSRPHITSYKVHSLRSCVQRVISLLESEATRLGHKLDFQPDRYELLMRMDQDKMLQLLLNLVKNALEAMEEQGTVDIKLYPVDRHAVIEIMDDGKGIPEGELDKIFIPFYTTKDSGTGLGLSICHKIVQDHEGTIEVESLVGLGTKFTITLPTVSIEPLQLQEASEDKATISI; encoded by the coding sequence TACTCGTATCAACCTGGTCCATAATGAGCGGTAGCGCATGGAACATTCCTCTACTTCTCGCATTCTCCCTGCTCTATGCCGCCACCTTTCTCGTTAAGCAACCTCCATCCTTCGTCTTCAATGTTCAGCCAATGCTGGTCGTTGCCATCCATGCTGCCAGCCTCACCCATTGGGTGCTGCCGCTATATTTCTTACATATGATCGAGCTACACAAGCGGTTCCACCGACGTTCCACAGCGACATTGCTGAGCGTCATATTCATCGTCCCTTATATTGTCATATCGGCAATTACCCGTCATGGGAACAGCTTGCCTAACATAGCATTCGAAACGGCTACCTGCCTCGTGCTTGGCTTCATGTTCGGCAGTCTGATCAAGAGCATGGAGCTTCAGAAGCAGCTGCTGGACAGTGAGAAGAAGCATCTAAGCACACATGACCCACTTACAGGCTTGTACAACTTCCAAGAATTCCACAGACAGACGGAGCTGCTCGTGAACGATGGTAAGCCTATCTTGCTCATATTGGCTGACTGCAAAGATCTGAAGTCACTGAACACGAGCACCGGCTTCCAGGGCGTCAACGATATACTGAAGCAGGCTGCTCAGCTGCTGCGCATTATGTTTCCACAGAGCTCTCTGATCAGCCGCTATGGCGGCGATGAGTTCGCGATCGTCATCGACAACCCACACAAGCAGACGCTTCATACCATTACGCAGCTGCTGTCTATGGAGTTCCCGAAGCTGACCGGTATCGAAATTAACTTCGGCATCGCCTCGTTCCCGCAGGACGGAAAGACGAAGGATGATCTGCTTGCTGTCGCCGAGAGCCACTTATACATGATGAAGAGAGAGACGTGGCTGAAGCGTGAGGAGCATATGCTGCGCAGCGAGAAGCTACGCGTTGTCGGAGAGCTCGCATCCGGCATGGCGCACGAAATTCGCAACCCGCTTACGACTATTAAGGGCTTCATTCAATTGTCCAAGGCCGAGCGCTACAATATTGAGCCGTGGTACGAGCTGATCATGGATGAGATCAATCGGATGAGTATGCTTACTGCGGAGTTTTTACAATTTTCCAGACCACATATTACGTCATATAAGGTGCACTCTCTACGTTCTTGTGTGCAACGCGTCATCTCCCTGCTTGAATCCGAAGCAACGCGACTTGGACATAAGCTAGACTTTCAACCTGATCGTTATGAACTCCTCATGCGTATGGATCAGGATAAGATGCTGCAGCTGCTGCTGAACCTCGTCAAGAACGCACTGGAAGCTATGGAGGAGCAAGGAACGGTTGATATTAAGCTGTACCCGGTTGATCGCCATGCAGTTATAGAGATTATGGATGATGGAAAAGGTATTCCGGAGGGAGAATTGGATAAGATTTTCATTCCGTTCTACACAACGAAGGATTCAGGAACAGGACTCGGCTTATCGATCTGTCATAAAATTGTTCAAGATCATGAAGGCACCATTGAAGTGGAAAGCCTCGTCGGGCTGGGAACGAAATTTACCATTACGCTCCCAACCGTCTCCATCGAGCCTCTGCAGCTTCAAGAAGCATCTGAGGACAAGGCTACCATTTCGATATAA
- a CDS encoding divergent PAP2 family protein, with translation MNRALWTSIVGIGAAQLLKMPLHIRERGAWSWSDLFRTGGMPSSHAAGVVSLATYLGLKKGFAAELFAVSAMLSFVVMYDAMGIRRHAGLIASEVNELEETVANITKDHPIHVHEKRAQELEERLGHLPEEVLGGALLGALVGALSYATESRSVQIEPVSNGIMSFISKW, from the coding sequence ATGAATCGGGCGTTATGGACGTCCATTGTCGGAATTGGTGCGGCTCAGCTGCTGAAGATGCCACTGCACATCCGCGAGCGGGGAGCTTGGTCGTGGTCGGATTTGTTCCGTACGGGAGGCATGCCGAGCTCCCACGCTGCCGGTGTCGTATCGCTTGCCACCTATTTGGGGCTGAAGAAGGGCTTCGCCGCGGAGCTGTTCGCTGTATCTGCGATGCTCAGCTTTGTCGTCATGTATGACGCGATGGGGATTCGAAGACATGCCGGATTAATCGCATCTGAGGTCAATGAGCTGGAGGAGACGGTCGCGAACATCACGAAGGATCATCCTATCCATGTGCATGAGAAGCGTGCGCAGGAGCTTGAGGAGCGGCTAGGTCACCTGCCAGAGGAAGTGCTGGGAGGTGCCTTGCTTGGTGCTCTCGTCGGTGCCCTCAGCTATGCAACGGAGTCGCGCTCCGTTCAAATTGAACCTGTGAGCAATGGAATCATGTCCTTTATATCGAAATGGTAG
- a CDS encoding DUF1811 family protein, whose translation MKKLFSQMNKEELQHEINSITSEIEASEFESQQAVARQRLAIAQSYMLDPNDFPPGLYKVDHVQLPFEVKYINGIMAWGTLGDDPEASFPLSKLTRL comes from the coding sequence ATGAAGAAGCTGTTTAGTCAAATGAACAAAGAAGAGCTGCAGCATGAGATTAACTCGATAACGAGTGAGATTGAAGCCTCTGAATTCGAGAGTCAACAGGCAGTAGCAAGGCAGAGGCTTGCGATTGCGCAATCGTACATGCTGGACCCTAATGACTTCCCTCCCGGTCTGTACAAGGTGGACCATGTCCAGCTTCCCTTTGAGGTGAAATATATCAATGGCATTATGGCATGGGGGACGCTCGGTGACGATCCGGAGGCCAGCTTTCCACTCTCGAAGCTCACACGTCTCTAA
- a CDS encoding PilZ domain-containing protein produces the protein MRAKTSKSNNKRHYFRLTFQSPLGAELKIIGAEDVGAEMKWYQAALVDLSAGGARFYTSAPLPETENLLTELRFTILNVEHRPYGVIVRSILPEAGHYEYCIQFSWQDSETNVLTRMLHQLALRIRRNPIVSGCSFLTEEELAAFSPNLTRLT, from the coding sequence ATGAGAGCCAAAACTTCCAAGTCAAACAACAAACGTCACTATTTCAGATTGACCTTCCAATCGCCGCTCGGAGCCGAGCTTAAAATTATCGGCGCCGAGGACGTCGGGGCAGAGATGAAATGGTATCAGGCTGCTCTGGTCGATCTAAGCGCTGGCGGCGCAAGATTCTACACGTCAGCTCCGCTCCCCGAGACTGAAAACTTATTAACGGAGCTGCGTTTCACCATCTTGAATGTCGAGCATAGGCCCTATGGAGTTATTGTCCGTTCTATCTTACCGGAAGCAGGGCACTATGAGTACTGTATCCAGTTCTCCTGGCAAGACTCCGAGACGAACGTATTGACCCGGATGCTGCACCAGCTGGCGCTTCGCATTCGTCGCAATCCTATCGTCTCTGGCTGTAGCTTCCTGACAGAAGAAGAGCTGGCAGCCTTCAGCCCTAACCTAACGCGCTTGACCTGA
- a CDS encoding DUF2243 domain-containing protein produces the protein MKEVVLLKRWLGVFFGFLLTIQFGHLSSALAAGLKATTMQGRIGSVMIGVLILFALMIVIRKRCSSSFYHGFAVSTGLFLSFDIVVFHWIFQLHRITNGPEANVMEPLFVVAGAVLMVYAWRKEKRSA, from the coding sequence ATGAAAGAGGTGGTCCTGCTGAAGCGTTGGCTAGGGGTGTTTTTCGGCTTTTTACTTACGATACAATTCGGTCACTTGAGCTCTGCTCTTGCGGCTGGTCTGAAGGCGACGACGATGCAAGGACGAATTGGATCAGTGATGATCGGGGTTCTGATTTTGTTCGCGCTTATGATAGTTATACGTAAGCGCTGCAGTTCTTCCTTTTATCACGGCTTCGCGGTGTCGACTGGACTATTTTTAAGCTTTGACATTGTGGTGTTTCATTGGATCTTTCAGCTGCACCGTATTACGAACGGACCTGAGGCCAATGTAATGGAGCCGTTGTTCGTGGTGGCCGGAGCTGTTCTAATGGTGTATGCTTGGCGCAAGGAGAAACGTAGTGCTTGA
- a CDS encoding sporulation histidine kinase inhibitor Sda yields the protein MDKLSDQMLLDTYATALRQGLDHAFIKLLLAEIRRRGLSLPHERTYRRSRALG from the coding sequence ATGGATAAGCTGAGTGATCAAATGCTGCTGGACACTTACGCCACAGCTCTGCGCCAAGGCTTGGATCACGCCTTCATCAAATTGCTGCTTGCCGAAATCAGGCGCAGAGGCCTTAGTCTGCCTCACGAAAGGACCTACAGAAGATCAAGAGCCTTAGGCTAA
- a CDS encoding DUF3973 domain-containing protein has product MTYYCIHCRTLHGAAEATDTIMFRTGFHYIQEARYPAGFCSHPTNHSDEDETITSCGESSSQ; this is encoded by the coding sequence TTGACTTACTATTGCATTCATTGCCGTACGCTGCATGGAGCAGCCGAAGCTACCGACACGATCATGTTCAGGACAGGCTTTCATTATATTCAAGAGGCGCGCTATCCTGCAGGCTTCTGCTCGCATCCAACGAACCATTCAGATGAAGACGAGACGATTACTTCTTGCGGCGAGAGCTCCAGTCAATGA
- a CDS encoding uracil-DNA glycosylase, protein MKRNEPNNSTTPQARINCVKCKHYYVTWEPSYPRGCRAYGFKTQALPSQLVLQSSGKPCLSYEEK, encoded by the coding sequence ATGAAGCGTAACGAACCGAACAACTCAACTACACCGCAAGCGAGAATTAATTGTGTGAAGTGCAAGCACTATTATGTGACCTGGGAGCCGAGCTACCCGAGGGGCTGCCGCGCCTACGGCTTCAAGACGCAGGCGCTGCCCTCACAGCTCGTTCTGCAATCGTCGGGCAAGCCCTGCTTGTCCTATGAGGAGAAATAA
- a CDS encoding VOC family protein, with amino-acid sequence MAATKIEHVGVMVRNMDTSIQFYEEVVGMRLLGRLEHTNGVIQLAFLGFGEQGESQLELITGYNDSLPAEGKVQHLAFTVDDIEKEHARLQGLGHVRLIDQDITTLPNGARYVFFHGPDGEWIEFFQPAM; translated from the coding sequence ATGGCTGCAACGAAAATCGAGCATGTCGGCGTCATGGTTCGTAACATGGACACGTCGATTCAGTTTTATGAGGAGGTCGTAGGGATGCGGCTGTTGGGCCGCCTTGAGCATACGAATGGTGTGATTCAACTGGCGTTCCTTGGCTTCGGGGAGCAAGGCGAGTCGCAGCTTGAGCTCATTACAGGCTACAACGACAGCTTGCCCGCTGAGGGGAAGGTGCAACACCTTGCTTTTACCGTGGACGATATCGAGAAGGAGCATGCGCGGCTTCAGGGACTTGGACATGTGCGTCTGATCGATCAAGATATTACGACGCTGCCGAACGGAGCGCGATATGTTTTTTTTCACGGTCCAGACGGTGAGTGGATTGAGTTCTTCCAGCCGGCCATGTAG
- a CDS encoding spore germination protein GerPE has protein sequence MADTLPIQHRTSRVQNLHVNEVGFSSTLFVGDLVRFDPRSSALAVQREIPRYDGREGELSQYPIFSVDIPELLPAEQVELVIQHRDSSIMCSTVKVDSISTASMVQIGRLGSARAVSRVKNIREKLTGLQTL, from the coding sequence ATGGCTGATACGCTACCGATTCAGCACCGCACGAGTAGGGTGCAGAACTTGCACGTTAACGAGGTCGGCTTCTCCTCGACACTGTTTGTCGGGGATCTTGTTCGTTTCGATCCGAGAAGCTCGGCACTTGCCGTTCAGAGAGAAATTCCGAGGTACGACGGTCGGGAAGGGGAGCTTTCCCAGTACCCGATTTTTTCCGTTGACATTCCTGAACTGCTGCCTGCAGAGCAAGTGGAGTTGGTAATTCAGCATAGGGATTCGTCGATCATGTGCTCGACTGTCAAGGTGGACTCCATCTCCACGGCATCGATGGTTCAGATTGGCCGACTTGGCTCCGCGCGTGCGGTATCGAGGGTCAAAAACATTCGCGAAAAGCTGACAGGACTGCAGACACTGTAA
- a CDS encoding spore gernimation protein GerPD, with amino-acid sequence MSIRLQVINHTLQVGSIRTEGVASASLLLVGDAHTISLSSVFDTPPESVIIGSAALQPKIEE; translated from the coding sequence ATGAGCATCCGGCTTCAGGTCATTAACCATACGCTGCAGGTAGGCTCGATCCGTACAGAAGGGGTGGCGAGTGCATCGCTGCTGCTTGTCGGAGATGCGCACACGATTTCGCTGTCTTCGGTATTCGATACGCCTCCTGAGAGCGTAATCATCGGCTCAGCAGCGCTGCAGCCCAAGATAGAGGAATAG
- the gerPC gene encoding spore germination protein GerPC, with product MQPDHSSYYQKLHRYLQWQTERIRSLELRLDAMAQELEAVKKQERIRIDKIEYNFDQLKVETLEGTLNVGISPSGFDSSGIEDLAVGGKAIVTNTARSESFERIQRNVNTYLLQEIPKELEELQNAHGVELGSQFHEVLVTDMQGQVAPRIEHYIEEMTESPQAVLRPEQEEAITDKVKRDIQAGLHQYLLKQKQEGDPHEHPASGH from the coding sequence ATGCAGCCCGATCATTCGTCCTATTATCAGAAGCTTCATCGATACCTACAATGGCAAACGGAGCGCATCCGCAGTCTCGAGCTTCGGCTGGATGCGATGGCGCAGGAGCTGGAGGCTGTGAAGAAGCAGGAGCGCATCCGCATTGATAAGATTGAATATAACTTTGATCAGCTCAAGGTCGAGACGCTGGAAGGAACGCTTAACGTCGGCATCTCGCCCTCTGGCTTCGACTCGAGCGGTATCGAAGACCTGGCAGTGGGCGGTAAAGCGATCGTGACGAATACGGCTCGGTCCGAATCGTTCGAGCGCATCCAGCGCAACGTGAACACGTATCTGCTCCAAGAGATTCCGAAGGAGCTAGAGGAGCTTCAGAATGCGCATGGGGTCGAGCTAGGCAGTCAATTCCATGAGGTGCTCGTGACGGATATGCAGGGGCAGGTTGCGCCGCGCATCGAGCACTACATCGAGGAGATGACCGAATCACCGCAGGCTGTGCTTCGTCCGGAGCAGGAGGAAGCGATCACAGATAAGGTGAAGCGTGATATTCAAGCAGGTCTTCATCAATACTTGCTGAAGCAAAAACAGGAGGGCGATCCGCATGAGCATCCGGCTTCAGGTCATTAA
- a CDS encoding spore germination protein GerPB yields the protein MSTWTVHQHIVIHQMKIGSISNSSVLQIGTAGSVRALSNLYNTGGFTGPAPELGTEQGTEAPKPFPLVQLPITAT from the coding sequence ATGTCTACATGGACGGTTCACCAGCATATCGTCATCCATCAGATGAAGATCGGAAGTATTAGCAACTCATCCGTTCTGCAGATTGGCACTGCGGGATCTGTACGGGCCTTATCTAATTTATACAACACCGGCGGCTTCACAGGACCCGCCCCTGAGCTTGGAACAGAGCAAGGTACGGAGGCCCCGAAGCCTTTTCCACTCGTTCAGCTCCCCATTACTGCCACATAA
- a CDS encoding spore germination protein translates to MPAIVGAIKINSVGSSSIVHIGDSVQVAPISVAKTFAGAGSFNTGDYLRTYNYVSTTNTYDNDVADSNIALNN, encoded by the coding sequence ATGCCGGCTATCGTAGGCGCGATTAAGATCAACAGTGTAGGCTCCAGCTCCATCGTGCACATCGGGGATTCCGTGCAGGTCGCCCCGATCTCGGTTGCCAAAACGTTCGCAGGCGCAGGCTCCTTCAACACAGGCGATTACTTGCGTACCTACAATTATGTCAGCACGACGAACACCTACGACAACGATGTTGCAGATTCCAATATTGCATTGAACAATTAA
- a CDS encoding Hsp20/alpha crystallin family protein — protein MSGPNQSNPNPYFDVNWKQFEQFFGGKLPFASSQAANPGDLSWIDGYIKEVLQKSMPRAEVQQLKHHYHTELFETHKSVIAKIHVPDKAEARKIRVLVNMSVLRLDGLPDNRSQTLRLPSLVMPGTCKAVYKNGILQLHMRKQTSENPFYEIDIRFN, from the coding sequence ATGAGCGGACCGAATCAATCGAATCCGAACCCTTATTTCGACGTCAACTGGAAGCAATTCGAGCAGTTTTTTGGCGGCAAGCTGCCGTTCGCCTCGAGTCAAGCTGCGAATCCGGGAGACTTATCATGGATCGACGGTTATATTAAAGAAGTGCTGCAGAAGTCGATGCCGAGGGCTGAGGTTCAGCAGCTGAAGCACCACTATCACACGGAGCTATTCGAAACCCATAAGAGTGTTATTGCGAAAATTCACGTACCCGACAAAGCCGAAGCGCGTAAAATCCGAGTACTCGTCAACATGAGCGTGCTGCGACTGGATGGCTTGCCGGACAATCGGTCCCAAACGCTGCGACTGCCTAGTCTGGTCATGCCGGGTACGTGCAAGGCGGTCTATAAGAACGGCATCCTGCAGCTGCATATGCGTAAGCAGACGTCGGAAAATCCATTTTACGAAATCGATATAAGATTTAACTAG
- a CDS encoding spore germination protein: protein MPSIILAPIKITGNGGELVFGDVLQITPKSTSKTASGSGGGNTGDFSATFTLFSFTNTFDPDVADSNNTANN, encoded by the coding sequence ATGCCATCGATTATTTTGGCTCCGATCAAGATTACAGGCAATGGCGGAGAGCTCGTATTCGGGGATGTGCTGCAGATTACGCCGAAAAGCACGTCGAAAACCGCTTCAGGCTCAGGTGGAGGCAACACTGGAGATTTCAGCGCGACGTTCACCTTGTTCAGCTTCACCAATACGTTCGATCCCGATGTGGCGGACAGCAACAATACGGCTAACAACTAG
- a CDS encoding alpha/beta-type small acid-soluble spore protein, producing the protein MATGQSRSNNQLVVQQAASALEQLKYEVAQELGIQVPQDGYYGYMATRDTGAIGGHITRRLVQIAEQQLSGQFGSNH; encoded by the coding sequence ATGGCTACAGGACAAAGTCGTTCCAACAATCAACTGGTGGTTCAGCAAGCAGCTTCTGCATTAGAGCAATTGAAATATGAGGTCGCTCAGGAGCTCGGTATTCAGGTGCCGCAGGATGGCTATTACGGCTATATGGCAACACGTGATACCGGCGCGATCGGCGGACACATTACGCGCAGACTGGTACAAATCGCTGAGCAGCAGCTCTCTGGTCAGTTTGGTAGCAATCATTAA
- a CDS encoding phosphatidylglycerophosphatase A has translation MKRQVHSNEVKAAVYAKLEERGVTIEDIALIVRDMQLPYNPQLTLEWCVESVHKVLNKRELQHAILIGIELDVLAEKGLLTEPLQSIVADDEGLFGCDETLALGSVFGYGSIAVTTFGHLDKQKIGIIKQLDTKAGNGVHTFLDDLVAAIASSASSRIAHHQRDELERQLAYEDERGQREENAG, from the coding sequence ATGAAACGACAAGTCCACAGCAACGAGGTCAAAGCCGCGGTATACGCGAAGCTCGAGGAACGCGGCGTCACGATTGAGGACATTGCCCTGATCGTCCGTGACATGCAACTGCCGTATAATCCGCAGCTTACTCTTGAGTGGTGCGTGGAATCCGTTCATAAGGTGCTGAACAAGCGGGAGCTGCAGCATGCGATCTTAATCGGTATTGAGCTAGACGTGCTAGCGGAGAAGGGGCTGCTCACAGAGCCCTTGCAATCGATCGTTGCAGACGATGAAGGTTTATTCGGCTGTGACGAGACGTTGGCGCTTGGCTCTGTATTCGGATATGGCAGCATTGCTGTGACGACATTCGGGCACTTGGATAAGCAGAAGATTGGTATTATTAAGCAGCTGGATACGAAAGCCGGCAACGGCGTTCATACGTTCTTGGACGATCTGGTCGCTGCGATCGCCTCCTCAGCGTCGAGCCGCATTGCTCACCATCAGCGCGATGAGCTTGAGCGTCAGCTCGCTTACGAAGACGAGAGAGGTCAGCGCGAGGAGAATGCGGGCTAA
- a CDS encoding efflux RND transporter periplasmic adaptor subunit — MNPTMRKSFKQGSKVAGAIVISTALMAGCSAQPTAEPAATAAEAQLKVVKTAKVEKQSIGDPIEQVADVVASVEMMVVTKVSGDIQEILKKRGDDVQQGEVLFRIDPTDLQIQKEKAQIAFSSGQQQLTKAREDLANGKQDAKNGVTKLETALRDAEKNYNKMKNDYDLGLVTQFQLEQVETQVNNLKLDLESARSKLAAFDKTNPLAQADQQVQTASVSLRELERNLGYTEVKATVSGVLTDLPVEVGMTVNPGFRGATIQQLDPVKIKAELTEEAAKLVRGKQELSFYVPGTTERMKAKVSYLADVMGVQTKSYSLELEVPNADRKLKPGMKAQVLLTEEQDQVVVAIPTLSVVREGSETFVFVLQGDTAEKRKVELGRLNETIQEVQSGLNEGEQLIVFGQNQLKDKEKVQLAN, encoded by the coding sequence ATGAATCCGACAATGAGAAAATCGTTCAAGCAAGGCTCCAAGGTAGCGGGCGCCATCGTCATCAGCACAGCGCTGATGGCGGGGTGCTCGGCCCAGCCGACTGCCGAGCCGGCGGCCACTGCAGCGGAAGCGCAGCTGAAGGTGGTTAAGACGGCGAAGGTCGAGAAGCAATCGATCGGCGATCCGATTGAGCAGGTAGCCGATGTCGTCGCCTCCGTCGAGATGATGGTCGTCACGAAGGTATCTGGCGATATTCAAGAAATATTGAAGAAGCGCGGTGACGATGTTCAGCAGGGTGAAGTATTGTTCCGCATCGACCCAACTGATCTTCAGATTCAGAAGGAGAAGGCGCAGATCGCCTTCTCGAGCGGACAGCAGCAGCTAACGAAGGCGCGCGAGGATCTTGCCAACGGCAAGCAAGACGCCAAGAACGGCGTGACGAAGTTGGAGACGGCTCTACGTGACGCGGAGAAAAACTACAATAAGATGAAGAACGATTATGATCTCGGTCTCGTGACACAGTTCCAGCTGGAGCAGGTAGAGACGCAAGTGAACAACCTGAAGCTTGACCTGGAGAGCGCTCGTAGCAAGCTGGCTGCATTCGATAAGACGAATCCGCTCGCACAGGCGGATCAGCAGGTGCAGACAGCCAGCGTATCGCTACGGGAGCTGGAGCGTAACCTCGGTTATACGGAGGTTAAGGCAACTGTAAGCGGCGTGCTGACGGATCTACCAGTAGAAGTGGGCATGACGGTCAACCCTGGCTTCCGAGGAGCGACGATTCAGCAGCTGGACCCGGTGAAGATCAAGGCTGAGCTTACCGAGGAAGCAGCGAAGCTCGTTCGCGGCAAGCAGGAGCTGTCGTTCTATGTGCCAGGGACAACAGAGCGCATGAAGGCGAAGGTCAGCTATCTAGCCGACGTGATGGGTGTTCAGACGAAGTCGTACTCGCTGGAGCTTGAGGTACCGAATGCGGATCGCAAGCTGAAGCCGGGTATGAAGGCGCAAGTGCTGCTGACCGAGGAGCAGGATCAGGTCGTAGTTGCTATTCCGACGCTCAGCGTCGTGCGTGAGGGCAGCGAGACGTTCGTATTCGTCCTGCAAGGAGATACGGCAGAGAAGCGTAAGGTGGAGCTTGGGCGTCTGAACGAGACGATTCAAGAAGTGCAGAGCGGCTTGAATGAAGGCGAACAGCTGATCGTATTCGGCCAGAACCAGCTTAAGGACAAAGAAAAGGTGCAGCTGGCGAACTAA